A single Hypanus sabinus isolate sHypSab1 chromosome 24, sHypSab1.hap1, whole genome shotgun sequence DNA region contains:
- the LOC132380583 gene encoding C3a anaphylatoxin chemotactic receptor-like → MSIQEDMCNHTTAGNNTSNDPAVYKLTMISYVIAFLLGVPGNSAVIWVTGFKMERKIHTTCFLNLAVADIICCLTLPFWIVDVARQGTLNFDDLHLTLLFSAIVYNGSISVFMLTVISIVRCIAVTQPVWYYQHMKLRWVHTAFTVVCGLSILACMITLLYNKIKHYFGQMTGDILKVTWAVLIFVIPVVIMTICCALIGLKLHRDKFNKSRKPIRLILIMFAAFIASWLPYYCTSFASVFFNYCAQSWNYIAIAMASFNSALNPFLYVFTGRDFRQVFRRSLASSLRLAFLEEEFLSTCASTCNYGLTQCKFKEELKNEVKYLLMLSGLFYK, encoded by the exons ATGTCAATCCAGGAGGATATGTGTAACCATACCACTGCTGGGAACAACACATCCAATGACCCAGCCGTCTATAAATTGACCATGATCTCCTATGTCATCGCCTTCCTGCTCGGCGTTCCCGGGAATAGCGCTGTCATTTGGGTGACGGGCTTTAAGATGGAGAGAAAGATACACACAACAtgtttcctgaacctggctgtgGCAGACATAATCTGCTGCCTCACCCTCCCCTTCTGGATCGTCGACGTCGCCCGACAAGGCACGTTGAATTTTGACGACTTACATCTGACATTGCTGTTCTCTGCCATCGTCTACAACGGATCCATCAGCGTCTTCATGTTGACGGTGATCAGCATCGTCCGTTGCATAGCCGTCACTCAGCCCGTTTGGTACTATCAACACATGAAGCTGCGTTGGGTACATACGGCCTTCACCGTGGTCTGCGGCCTTTCCATCCTCGCCTGTATGATCACCCTGCTGTACAACAAGATTAAACATTATTTTGGGCAGATGACAGGGGACATTCTGAAGGTCACTTGGGCTGTCCTTATCTTCGTCATCCCCGTCGTGATCATGACCATCTGCTGTGCCCTGATCGGTCTTAAGCTACACCGGGACAAGTTCAATAAGTCTAGGAAGCCCATCCGCCTCATCCTGATCATGTTCGCCGCCTTTATAGCGTCCTGGCTCCCGTACTACTGTACCAGTTTCGCATCAGTCTTTTTCAATTATTGCGCTCAAAGTTGGAATTATATAGCCATCGCCATGGCCAGCTTCAACAGCGCACTCAACCCTTTTCTCTACGTCTTCACCGGCCGCGACTTTCGCCAGGTCTTCAGACGTTCCCTTGCCTCCTCGCTCCGTCTGGCCTTCCTCGAAGAAGAG TTTCTCAGCACCTGCGCAAGCACTTGTAACTACGGACTGACACAATGCAAGTTCAaggaggagctgaagaatgaagTGAAATATCTGTTGATGTTAAGCGGACTGTTCTATAAATAA